The genomic region AGCAGGTCTCCGACGTCAGCGCGATCGAGCAGATCGTCGACCAGGTCATCGCCGAGCAGGCCGACGCCGCCCAGAAGGTCCGCGACGGGAACCCCAAGGCCATGGGCGCCCTCGTCGGCGGCGTCATGCGGGCCAGCAAGGGCAAGGCCGACCCCGCGCTGGTCAACCAGCTGCTGCACGCCAAGCTCCAGGGCTGACCCAGCACGAACCGGCCGGTTCCGACTCGCGTCGGGACCGGCCCTCGTCGGCTCGGCACCCCGGTCGGATCTGACGGGCGGGACGTCACCCCTGACGGAACCAGTGTTTCACCTTCGGATGCATGCACATCCGAACCACCCTCCTGATCCTGTCCGTCCTTCCGCTCCTCGGCGGCTCGCCCCCGAACCGGTCCGCACCGCCCGAGCTGTCGGCCGCAGCCGCTCAGGGCCCCGGCGGGTGCGTCTTCCTTCCCGTCGTCGACAGGGAGGTGTGCACCTGACGTCAGTTCGCGACGCGACAGTCCACGAGTGCGTCCGGGACGGGGTCCACGAGCTCGCAGAACTGGCGTACCCGTGCCGCGGACTCCTCGTCGGCGTCGTCGCCCTGGTGGTACCCGCCCGGCGCGATGCCCAGCTCCTCGGTGGCGCCGCCCACGACGATGTACTCGGTGTCGGGCGGCGGGTCGGTCTGTTCGCGGATGACGACGGGCTGGTCACGCCCGGGCACGGTCGCCTCGACGTCCCCGACCGGGACCGGCACGCCCCGGGCAGGCACGTTGCGGGGCTGGGTCCGGTCGGCGGCCGCAGGGTCTGCAGCGCTCGTGTTCCCGTCGCCGACGGATGGGCGCGACGCGGTGGTCGAGGAGGTCATCGCACCGTCGACGGCGATCCCGGACCGTCCGCCGACGATCGGTGAGACGTCCATGGCGGGGACGCCCCCGGGGCCGTCCTCCCGGCCGGGGAAGGTCTGTTCGCCCCACATCCCCGCGCCGCCGATCACCAGCAACGGCGCGAGGAGCGCGACCGCACCCTTGGCTCCGACCTGGGCCGCGAGGCCCTTGACGGTCGAACCGAGGCGCGCCAGCGGTGCCGGCAGCCACGGAAGTCCATCGATCCGGCGATCACGGGCGATCGCGCGCGCCCGGCTGCGGGCGCGGTGCAGCTGCACCTTGATGGTGTCCCGGGTGGTGCCTCGTCGGGCCGCCATGTCCCGCAGCGACACGTCCTCCATGTAGTGCTCGACCACCAGCTCGGCGTCCCGGTCGTTCAGCTCGTCGAGGACCTGGGCGATCAGCACGCGCATCTCCACGGTGCGCTGCGGGACGGCCTCCGGGACGACCAGCTCGCTGGCAGCCGTCTCGCTGCGACGAACGACGTCCTCGTGGCGTTGGTGATCGATGGCGGCGTTGCGGGCGACCCGCAGCAGCCACCGTCGCAGCTCGCGATCGTCCAGCGGCTGGATGTCGCTGCGCAGCAGGCGCACGAAGACGTCCTGTGACAGGTCCTCGGCCAGGTGGTGGTCCTTGACCCAGCGCAGGCACGTCGTCATGACCGCGGGGCCGTGCCCGCGGACGATCGTCGCGAAGGCGACGTCATCGCCTGCGCGAGCAGCCGCCAGCAGGGCGTGCGGCGGCGGGGACGGCGGGGAGGAATTCGTGGTGGACATCGTGAGGCGTTGGGCAGAAGGTGAACGTGCCTGCACCTACTGAGTTCGCGGTCGGACCGTCACATCCTCCCAGAACTTTCTCGTGTGGGTGTTAACCACCGGGGCCTCCCGTTCGTTCTGTACTGGTGGGCATCCCGCGTACGCACGTACGTGAGGGGGTGGGCAGGGCCGGATCGTCGAGCAGGGGATCCGGCCCTGATCCCGTTTTCTGGGGGTACGGTTGAACCGCACCTGCGTTCGCTCCGAACGATGGTTGGGCACCCTTCGCCGTATCGTCGTTCGTCCCGCCGGGCCAAGGCCGCACATGCACACCATGACCTCATCCGACACCACCGACCTGCTCGATCCCCCTCCGGGGGGTGTGCTCGGCGGTGTCGCGGGCCGGGTCGACGAGGTCCTCGAGCGGTTCCTGCGCGCACGCGCTGACGAGCTCGCCGACCTCGACCCTGCCCTCGTCCCGGTCGCGGACGCGGTCACCGCGCTCGTGTCGGCAGGCGGCAAGCGCCTTCGTCCCGCCTTCGTGTGGTGGGGCTACCGGGCCGCCGCGGGACACACCGACGCCGAGGTCCTCAAGCCCGCCGGCGCGGTCGAGCTGCTGCACACCTTCGCGCTCATCCACGACGACATCATGGACCGCTCGGCCACCCGACGTGGTCTGCCCGCGGTCCACACCGCGCTGCGCGACCACCACGTCGACGCCGGCCTGTCCGGCGACCCCGAGTGGTTCGGCGTCGGCGGTGGGATCCTCGCCGGTGACATGGTCTTCGTCTGGGCCGACATGCTGTTCGAAGCCGCCCGCCTGGAGCACCGGGCGATGGCCCGTGCCCGCCGCGTGTTCGCCCAGCTCCGAGCCGAGGTGATGGCCGGCCAGTACCTGGACCTGCGGCTGTCCGGCCTTCCGGCAGCGTCGGAGGCTGACTCCCTGCGGGTGTCGCTGCTGAAGTCCGGTCGCTACACCGTCACCAGGCCGCTGCAGATGGGTGCGGCGCTCGGCGGGACCGACCCGGACCTCGACCGCACCCTGTCGACCTTCGGTGACGCGGTCGGCGTGGCGTTCCAGCTGCGCGACGACGTGCTCGGCCTGCTCGGCGACCCCGACACCACCGGCAAGGGGTCCCTGGAGGACATCCGCGAGGGCAAGCGCACCATGCTGATCCTCCGCGCCCGCGATCGTGCCGACCACGCCCAGCGCCGGGTCCTCGACCGGGTCGTCGGCAACCCCGAGGCGACCCGGGACGACGCCGATGCCGTCCGACAGGTCGTCGTGGACACCGGCGCCGCCGAGCACGTCGAGTCCTACCTGAGCGGGCTGCGGGCCGAGGCCGACCGGGCGGTGGAGCACCTGCCCGAACCCGCCCGGTCCGCCCTGCTCGAGCTGGCGTCGGTCGCCGTCGACCGGAGCGCCTGACCATGCCCCTCCTCCGACCGGCCGACGTCGTGGTCGTCGGCGCCGGACTCGGCGGTCTGGCGTCGGCCATCCGCCTCGCCGCCGACGGCCATCACGTCACCCTGCTGGAACGCGACCCCATCCCGGGCGGCCGCGCCGGCCAGATCCTCGACCGGGGCTTCACCTTCGACACCGGCCCGTCGGTGATGACGATGCCGTCGCTCGTGGCCGACCTGTACGCGCTGCACGGCGAACGCATGCAGGACCACCTGACGATGGAGCGGCTGGACCCGGCCTACCGGGCCACGTTCCACGACGGATCGGTCGTGCGCATCCGCGGGTCGGTCGACGCGATGACCGAGGAGGTCCGCCAGCTCGCCGGGCCCGCCGAGGCAGACAACTTCGTGCGCTTCGCCGGACACCTCAAGAAGCTGTACGAGGCGGAGTACGAGACGTTCATCGACGCCAACTTCGACAGCCCCCTGGACCTGGCGCGGCCCGACAAGCTGGTGAACCTCATCCGGCTGGGCGGCTTCCGGACGGTGGCCAACCTCGTCGGGTCGTTCCTGACGGACTGGCGGCTGCAGCGCCTCTTCACCTTCCAGTCGATGTACGCCGGCATGAGCCCCTACGAGGCGCTCGGCATCTACGCCGTCATCGCCTACATGGACGCCATCGCCGGGGTCTACGGCGTCAAGGGCGGGATCCACGCGATCGCCGAGGGCCTCGCCGACCTCGCGACGCGCCATGGCGTGGACATCCGCTACGGCGCCGAGGTGGCCGAGGTCACCGGATCGGGGAAGCGGGCCAACGGGGTGCGGCTGGCCGACGGCACGGTCCACCGCGCCGACGTCGTCGTCCTCAACCCCGACCTGCCGGTCGCCTACCGCGACCTGCTGCCGCCCCGTGCCACACCGGCGCGAGTGAAGCGGCTGACGTTCTCTCCCTCCTGCACCGTGGTGCACCTCGGCCTGGACCGCAAGCTGCTGGACGCCGCGCACCACAACATCCACTTCGCCGAGGACTACCAGGCGTCCTTCGACGACATCCTCGCCGGGCGCCTGCAGCGGGACCCCTCGTGGTTCCTGTCGGTGCCGACGCATGCCGACCCCGACATGGCGCCCGACGGCGGCGAGGTCGCGTTCGTGCTCGTGCCGAGCCCCAACCTCCACGGTGACCCGATCAACTGGGCCCACCAGGGACAGCGCGAGATCGCCGCGACCATCGAGCGGCTCGAGCACGCCAAGTACGGGCCCGTCGGCGACAGCGTCGTGACCAGCCACGTCGTCACCCCCCAGGACTGGGCCGACATGGGCATGGCGGCCGGCACGCCGTTCGCAGCCAGCCACCACTTCCGCCAGACCGGCCCGTTCCGCCCCGCGAACGTCGCGCCCAAGGTCGACGGCGTCGTGTTCGTCGGCTCCTCCACCACCCCCGGGGTGGGCGTGCCCATGGTCCTGCTCAGCGGGCGGCTGGCCGCCGAGCGCGTCGCCGAGCAGCTGGAGCAGCGACCGTGACCGCCGCCCCCGTTGGCGCCGTGCCGACCACCGCCGGCGCGGCGACGGGCGTGGCCGGCGGCTACGAGCACCCCACCCCCTCCACGCTGATCGTCGAGGAGGTCCTTGCCGACCGTGGGCACGTCGACGGCCCCGTCGACCTCACCACGTCCTACGAGGTCTGCCGCCGCATCAACGCCGCGCACGGCCGGACCTACTACACCGCTACCCGGCTGCTGCCGGCTGCGAGCCGACCGCACGTGCACGCCATCTACGCCTTCGCCCGGTACGCCGACGACCTGGTCGACCACCTGGCGCTGGACTGGGATGCCCAGCAGCGACGGCAGG from Euzebya rosea harbors:
- a CDS encoding RNA polymerase sigma factor, which codes for MSTTNSSPPSPPPHALLAAARAGDDVAFATIVRGHGPAVMTTCLRWVKDHHLAEDLSQDVFVRLLRSDIQPLDDRELRRWLLRVARNAAIDHQRHEDVVRRSETAASELVVPEAVPQRTVEMRVLIAQVLDELNDRDAELVVEHYMEDVSLRDMAARRGTTRDTIKVQLHRARSRARAIARDRRIDGLPWLPAPLARLGSTVKGLAAQVGAKGAVALLAPLLVIGGAGMWGEQTFPGREDGPGGVPAMDVSPIVGGRSGIAVDGAMTSSTTASRPSVGDGNTSAADPAAADRTQPRNVPARGVPVPVGDVEATVPGRDQPVVIREQTDPPPDTEYIVVGGATEELGIAPGGYHQGDDADEESAARVRQFCELVDPVPDALVDCRVAN
- a CDS encoding polyprenyl synthetase family protein, whose translation is MTSSDTTDLLDPPPGGVLGGVAGRVDEVLERFLRARADELADLDPALVPVADAVTALVSAGGKRLRPAFVWWGYRAAAGHTDAEVLKPAGAVELLHTFALIHDDIMDRSATRRGLPAVHTALRDHHVDAGLSGDPEWFGVGGGILAGDMVFVWADMLFEAARLEHRAMARARRVFAQLRAEVMAGQYLDLRLSGLPAASEADSLRVSLLKSGRYTVTRPLQMGAALGGTDPDLDRTLSTFGDAVGVAFQLRDDVLGLLGDPDTTGKGSLEDIREGKRTMLILRARDRADHAQRRVLDRVVGNPEATRDDADAVRQVVVDTGAAEHVESYLSGLRAEADRAVEHLPEPARSALLELASVAVDRSA
- a CDS encoding phytoene desaturase family protein → MPLLRPADVVVVGAGLGGLASAIRLAADGHHVTLLERDPIPGGRAGQILDRGFTFDTGPSVMTMPSLVADLYALHGERMQDHLTMERLDPAYRATFHDGSVVRIRGSVDAMTEEVRQLAGPAEADNFVRFAGHLKKLYEAEYETFIDANFDSPLDLARPDKLVNLIRLGGFRTVANLVGSFLTDWRLQRLFTFQSMYAGMSPYEALGIYAVIAYMDAIAGVYGVKGGIHAIAEGLADLATRHGVDIRYGAEVAEVTGSGKRANGVRLADGTVHRADVVVLNPDLPVAYRDLLPPRATPARVKRLTFSPSCTVVHLGLDRKLLDAAHHNIHFAEDYQASFDDILAGRLQRDPSWFLSVPTHADPDMAPDGGEVAFVLVPSPNLHGDPINWAHQGQREIAATIERLEHAKYGPVGDSVVTSHVVTPQDWADMGMAAGTPFAASHHFRQTGPFRPANVAPKVDGVVFVGSSTTPGVGVPMVLLSGRLAAERVAEQLEQRP